A window from Acinonyx jubatus isolate Ajub_Pintada_27869175 chromosome E1, VMU_Ajub_asm_v1.0, whole genome shotgun sequence encodes these proteins:
- the TMEM95 gene encoding sperm-egg fusion protein TMEM95 isoform X1, whose translation MGPASLCHLLVGLMWTLALGGVFLATAQACVLCHLSDRDLSGRLARLCNQVKARWETCEASWTFPAFALDEVSTNKVIEKTHRVLRVMEIKGSPSSLPLYWQWLQKVKFPEYTREAFCAPACRGSTVLYNCSTCQSFAVRCWPLKRCLPGSHDLREARILLLSVFITVLLLGVLSLVVESRHFKAKSDM comes from the exons ATGGGGCCAGCCTCCCTGTGCCACCTGCTAGTGGGCCTAATGTGGACGCTGGCACTAGGTGGGGTCTTCCTGGCAACCGCCCAGGCCTGTGTCCTCTGTCACCTCTCAGACCGTGACCTGTCGGGCCGCCTGGCTCGACTCTGCAACCAGGTGAAGGCTCGGTGGGAGACCTGTGAGGCCTCCTGGACCTTCCCGGCCTTTGCCTTAG ATGAGGTGTCCACGAACAAAGTCATAGAGAAGACTCACAGAGTCCTGAGGGTCATGG AGATCAAAGGGTCTCCCTCCTCACTCCCTTTATATTGGCAATGGCTGCAAAAGGTCAAGTTTCCCGAGTACACCAGGGAAG CTTTCTGTGCTCCCGCCTGCC GGGGCAGCACCGTCCTGTACAACTGTTCCACCTGCCAGAGCTTTGCCGTGCGCTGCTGGCCTCTAAAGCGCTGCCTCCCAG GAAGTCACGATCTTCGGGAAGCCAGGATTCTGCTCCTCTCTGTGTTCATAACTGTCCTGCTCCTGGGCGTTCTGAGCCTCGTGGTGGA GTCCAGACACTTCAAAGCAAAAAGTGACATGTGA
- the TMEM95 gene encoding sperm-egg fusion protein TMEM95 isoform X2: protein MGPASLCHLLVGLMWTLALGGVFLATAQACVLCHLSDRDLSGRLARLCNQVKARWETCEASWTFPAFALDEVSTNKVIEKTHRVLRVMEIKGSPSSLPLYWQWLQKVKFPEYTREAFCAPACRSHDLREARILLLSVFITVLLLGVLSLVVESRHFKAKSDM from the exons ATGGGGCCAGCCTCCCTGTGCCACCTGCTAGTGGGCCTAATGTGGACGCTGGCACTAGGTGGGGTCTTCCTGGCAACCGCCCAGGCCTGTGTCCTCTGTCACCTCTCAGACCGTGACCTGTCGGGCCGCCTGGCTCGACTCTGCAACCAGGTGAAGGCTCGGTGGGAGACCTGTGAGGCCTCCTGGACCTTCCCGGCCTTTGCCTTAG ATGAGGTGTCCACGAACAAAGTCATAGAGAAGACTCACAGAGTCCTGAGGGTCATGG AGATCAAAGGGTCTCCCTCCTCACTCCCTTTATATTGGCAATGGCTGCAAAAGGTCAAGTTTCCCGAGTACACCAGGGAAG CTTTCTGTGCTCCCGCCTGCC GAAGTCACGATCTTCGGGAAGCCAGGATTCTGCTCCTCTCTGTGTTCATAACTGTCCTGCTCCTGGGCGTTCTGAGCCTCGTGGTGGA GTCCAGACACTTCAAAGCAAAAAGTGACATGTGA
- the TMEM95 gene encoding sperm-egg fusion protein TMEM95 isoform X3, translating to MGPASLCHLLVGLMWTLALGGVFLATAQACVLCHLSDRDLSGRLARLCNQVKARWETCEASWTFPAFALDEVSTNKVIEKTHRVLRVMAFCAPACRGSTVLYNCSTCQSFAVRCWPLKRCLPGSHDLREARILLLSVFITVLLLGVLSLVVESRHFKAKSDM from the exons ATGGGGCCAGCCTCCCTGTGCCACCTGCTAGTGGGCCTAATGTGGACGCTGGCACTAGGTGGGGTCTTCCTGGCAACCGCCCAGGCCTGTGTCCTCTGTCACCTCTCAGACCGTGACCTGTCGGGCCGCCTGGCTCGACTCTGCAACCAGGTGAAGGCTCGGTGGGAGACCTGTGAGGCCTCCTGGACCTTCCCGGCCTTTGCCTTAG ATGAGGTGTCCACGAACAAAGTCATAGAGAAGACTCACAGAGTCCTGAGGGTCATGG CTTTCTGTGCTCCCGCCTGCC GGGGCAGCACCGTCCTGTACAACTGTTCCACCTGCCAGAGCTTTGCCGTGCGCTGCTGGCCTCTAAAGCGCTGCCTCCCAG GAAGTCACGATCTTCGGGAAGCCAGGATTCTGCTCCTCTCTGTGTTCATAACTGTCCTGCTCCTGGGCGTTCTGAGCCTCGTGGTGGA GTCCAGACACTTCAAAGCAAAAAGTGACATGTGA